The Flavobacterium sp. M31R6 nucleotide sequence ACTGAAGCTTCATCTGCGTTAATTGTAAAAGACCCGTCAAATTCTGATTGAGTAGATTCTTTACTCCCCTTTACCTGAATATTTACTCCTGGTATAGGTAAACCATTTTCATCGGTAACCTTCCCTTTAATTTGGTTTTGTATATTTTGAACATTAACTTCAATAGGAAAATTTGTCTTAAAACTTTCTGATGCTGAAGCTTGCAAAGTCCAGTTGAATAGTAAAACTGTGGTAATTTTGACCATTCTCCCTGAGATAATGTTAAGCCGAAAGTGTTCCTGCTTGTTTTTGGTTATTTCATTCATACTTGTAGTTTTTTTTGGTTGGTATACTTAATCGTTTTTTAATTCACTCCTCTTTTTTGCACTATGAAATCAAACACGTCTATTTTAATTTCATAAAAAAAGAAGAATTTATTTTGTCTCATTTATTCTGATTTTTAAATTTTTAAAGTGTTTTTAAAAAAGAAAATGTTTAATAAATACATATTCATTTTTAAAGTTAAAATGATAGAAAAGCCATTTTTTTGATCCTTAAAAATTAAAATTCAAACAATAAAATCTACAATTCAATTACGAAACTATATATTATATTTTTATTAAACAAGGAAAAACATAAAAAATGTGCTCGAACACATTAAATTTGTGTTCTCGAGCACAAAAAACTAGATAATCACTCATTTTTTGTAATACAATTCCAATCATTTAAAAAAGGTATTTGACAGATTTAGAATTTTATTTTCTGACAAATGATTGGAATACTGATTAAATGATATTAATTTGTTGAAAATAAATAGTATCATTGAAAATTAAATAATTATTCTCTAACGTTATAATTACCCTTTTTTAGAGTTTTATTTGCTTTATTTGTGGTTAAAAATTAGCACTGAAAAAGCACTGTTAATAAGACTACCGAAATGGTGATTTTATAAAGAAATAAATTGAAATTATTTTTAATTATTTTTTACAAAAAATAGTTCGAACTGAGCTTTATCCAAAAAATAAAATCGGCATAAAATGAATAACGGAATAAAAGAATACACAGTTAATTTAATCGAAAAAGAACAGTTGATTATCTCCGGAAAAGGAGACGATAATTTATGGAATAATGCCATGACCCTAACCGATTTTTGCTCTCCGTGGGATAATGAAAAACCATCAAAAATTACATTTAGAGCACTTTGGGATTCAGAAAAATTATTTTTCAACTTCACGGTCCTAGATTCATCAATTCACATAGAAAAACAGGATGATAGTTTTGATAGTATAAATAATTCGGATAGAGTCGAGCTTTTTTTTAGACCTGACGATTCCATGAATCCTTATTACTGTTTGGAAATGGATTCCGAAGCACGATTAATGGATTTTATTGCTTATCCAAATAAGAATTTGGATTTTAGTTGGAATTGGCCTAAAGAAGATATAGTAGTAAAATCATCCATAAAAGAGGATTCTTTCACTGTTGAGGGTTCAATTTCTATGCAATCCTTAAACCATTTTAATTTAATTAAAAACAACAAAATCGAAACAGGTATTTTTAGGGCAAAATATTCCCCAAACAAAAACGGGAATTTTGAACCTACTTGGATAACATGGGTAGATCCAAACACGGAAATGCCAAATTTCCATATTGCTTCTTCTTTCGGAACCTTGATTTTAAAAGAATAAATAAAGCATTCTCTGAATCAAATAAAAAAAAAGATAGTATTAGAATCTAATGCTATCCGTTTTTTTACATCAATTATTTATGCCTTTGATTGATTTAATTGTAAATTGAATTTTAGCTATAACTTAATAAAACATTATTACCCTCAATTACTTTCAAATCTTTTCCAACTTTAACAAAAGCCATGATCGCCTTCTTTATTTGATCCAATTCATGTCCCGCAGAAAGCTGAACTCGTATTCTGGCTTTTCCTTTTGGCACAACCGGATAGAAAAAACCAATTACATAAATCCCCTCTTCCAGCAGTTTCCTTGCGAAATCTTGGGCTAGTTGAGCATCATATAATATAATAGGCACTATCGGATGCGCACCGGGAACAATATCAAATCCGGCAGCAGTCATTTCCTGACGAAAATACTTTGTATTTTCTTCCAATTTATCTCTTAAATGAGTGGAATCAGTTAAGATTTTAAGCACTTTTAAAGTAGCGCCAACAATAGATGGAGCTATTGTATTTGAAAATAAATAAGGTCTGGAAACTTGTCGCAACAATTCAACGATTTCCTTTCTTGCAGCTGTAAATCCACCCGATGCACCGCCCAATGCTTTTCCAAAAGTTCCGGTGATAATATCGACACGATTCATTACATTGTGATATTCATGTACACCTCTCCCTTTGGCTCCAATAAAGCCCGTCGAATGGCACTCATCGATCATGACCAAAGCGCCATATTCATCTGCCAAGTCACATATTTTATCCAACTGGGCAATTGTCCCATCCATAGAAAATGAACCATCCGTAACGATTAATTTTCGCCTCGCAGAGCTAGCCGCTTTTAATTGTTCTTCTAAATCCTCCATGTTATTATGCTTGTATCTAAATCGATTTGCTTTGCAAAGGCGAATTCCATCAATTATTGAGGCATGATTAAACTCATCTGATATTACTGCATCTTCAGAAGATAGTAATGGCTCGAAAACACCTCCATTGGCATCAAATGCAGAAGCATATAAAATACAGTCTTCCATTCCTAAAAACGCAGCTGTTTTTTGTTCTAATTCTTTGTGAATATCCTGCGTCCCACATATAAATCTTACCGAAGAAAGTCCAAAGCCATATTTTTCAAGCGCATTAATTCCTGCCTCAATTACTTCTCCATTCGATGCAAGTCCTAAATAGTTATTTGCACAAAAATTTAATACATTATTTTGAGCTGTTGTATTAATTTCTGCTCCTTGTTTTGAAGTAATTACTCGTTCATTTTTATAAAGCCCGTTAGATTTTATGTTTTCCAACTCGCTTATCAATTCATTTTTTGTTGTCCCGTACATGATCTAACTAATATTAAGTTCGGTAGTATATTTTAGCTTCAATTCTTCAATCATAATGCTAGTCATTGCATCAATATCAAATTGCGGTTTCCAATTCCAATCAGCTCTAGCTGTAGAATCATCAATACTAGATGGCCAACTTTCCGCGATCTTTTGTCTAAAATCTGGCTTGTACACTATTTCAAATTCCGGATAAATCTTTTGAATGGATTTGGCTAACTCCTCAGGAGAAAAACTCATCCCCGACAAGTTATAAGACGTTCTAACGGTAATGTTTTCTTTGGGCGCTTCCATTAACTCGATGGTAGCCCTGATGGTATCATCCATATAAATCATTGGCAATACAGATGTAGGTTCCAAGAAACATTCGAAAACCTCATTCTTGACTGCTTTATGAAAAATATCAATTGCATAATCTGTTGTACCACCACCCGGCAATGACTGATGTCCAATTACACCTGGATATCTTATGGAACGAATGTCAAGACCATACTTTTCATAATAATATTTGGCCCAATTTTCTCCAGCTACTTTACTAATACCATATACCGTTGAAGGTGCCAAAACATAATCTTGTGGTGTTTGATTTTTTGGAGCATCATTTCCATAAACAGCAATAGAGCTTGGGAAAAATACTTTGTCCATATTAGTCAATCTTGAAACCTCCAAAACATTAAATAGAGATTTCATATTTATATCCCAAGTACTTAGTGGCGCTTTTTCCCCATTTGCAGATAAAATTGCTGCAAGATGATAAATTTGGGTAATTTTAAATTTTAAAACTATTTCTTTTAAGGCATCAAAATCTGTAGCATCAAGAACTTCAAAACAACCATTAAACGAATGGTTCATACGTAAATCGGAAGCAATTACATTGTCAGTCCCATACTTATCCTGTAGTTTTTCGGTCAAAACGGAACCTAATTGTCCACTAGCTCCAACTATTAATATTTTTGTCATTTTATGAAATAAATTTATTTGTTAACAGTTCATCGAAATATAATAATTGGGCTCAAAAAACAGTCTGATTTATTTGTTCCTAAAAGATTGCTTTTTCTATTTTTTTGATATTAAAAAAACTTATGATTAAAAGTCCAATTCCTCCAAAATCCATTAAGAAAAAAAATCAAAACAAACAATCATAAACAACTTATTTACAGCAAGTTACTTCGATTAAAATAATTTTTAAAAGGATATTATTCTTAAGAATTAAGGGTATCTTTTTTTTATTACGTGACGAAATTATAGATTACATTTTAATAAAACAAGTAAAAACAAATAAAATGTGCTCGAACACATAAAAATAATGTTCTCGAGCACACAAAACAACAAAACAAATTGAATTGCGTGTGCACTAATTAAATTAACTAATAGTAATTAAAATGATTACAGGATATTTTAAAACAAAATAATTAAAAAGGAAGCTGTACAGAAATCAACTAATTTCCATACAGCTTCTTTTTGGTGTCTAAATATAAGGATAAGTTATTCTATATAAAATGAAGCGTTCTCAGAATTCACTATATCAATAGGTAAAAGGATTGTGTTTGGAATCTCTTTGTCAAAAAGGAAAAATTCTATTATAGAGGTAACGCCAAGATAAGTTTGCCTTTTTTGATTTTGATGTATTAAAAAATCGATCACTCCTTGATTCAAATAATTCACATTATTCTCAATCAAATCATATCCGATGATAGCAATTTTTTTATGCTTTGTTTCACTAATTACTTTAGCAATTTGATAGGCTTTTGAAGTAGAAATAAAAATTCCTGACAAATCTGGATTTTCATTTAGGAAGTTAGTGAAATTGATTTCAACATTCGGATTTTTTAATTTTAAGGTTGTGATATTATAATCCTGATTTTCTTTTTCACTAAAATAATTTCGGAAACCCCTCTCCTTCTCCTGCATGTGAATGGCGTTCTTAATGGATTCGTCAATATGGATTACGGCAATCTGTCCTTTTTTCAAAAGTAAATCCAATAATTTTGCAGCCACTCTTCCACTATGAAATAAATCCTGTCCAACAAAACTCTTTATTGAATCAGATTGAACTTGGTTGTTAAAGGTATTTACAATAATATTCAACTCCTCATATTTCTTGATAACTTCCAATGTTTCTTTATGGAATAAAGGTGGTAACAAAACGGCATCTGGAGATTTTTCCAAAACGGCTTCATTAATTTTCAAAAAAGATTTTTTCCCTTCCGGATTAAAGAAAAAAGTTTCAATTGCAAAATTGTAGGCTCTAAATTCTTGCACAGCATCTTCAATTCCTTTTATGCAAGGCAGCCAATAGGGGTCAATTTTAGGATCTGGAAGCAATATACAAATGCGGTACACTTTATTGTTCTTTAAATTCCTGGCAATAAGATTCGGCTCGTAGTTTATAACATTTAAAACTTCGTTGATTTTTTTTAAAGCATCATCAGAAACCTTCCCTCTTTTATGCAGAACTCTATCTACAGTTCCTTTCGAAACTCCAGCTAATTGAGCAATATCTTTTATTGTATATTTCTTATCCATAATCACAAATATATAAGTTTTTCATTAAGTTTTACACCTAAGATTTAACCGTTAATTATTTTTCCTAATCTACCGAAATAAATAAATCAAATTTTAATTGAATTATCATCCTTTAATTCTGCTACTTTTACAATAATCATTCTTTTTCGCTTACAAACAAACTGTTCAAAAAGCCAGCTTTAAGCACAATAGAATGCTAATCTATTTTTAAAATTCACATCAGTAAATCCGGCACATAATTTTGCTAATTTAAGGATACTTTACATATAATGTGCTCGAAAACACAAATATTGTGTGCTCGAAAACATAAATTTAGTGTGTTCGAGCACATTTTATTGGTTTTTACTTGTTTTATTAAAAGTTAATCTATAATTTCGTCTCGTTGAAAAGAAACTAGAGAGTAGTCACCCTCAATCGTTTAACACATAAATAACTAACCTACAGCAACTTAATATATTTTATAAGTGAAGAAAATTACATCCTTAGCCCCAGGTCGAACTTGTCTCTTTGGAGACCATCAAGATTATCTTGGATTACCTGTTATAGCGTGCGCAATTGACAGGGATATAAAATTAACCGCAGTACAAAATACCACCGACGTATTTAAATTAAATATGATTGATATTAATGAAATAAAAATCATTAACATCAATGAGACTTTTCCAGAATTAAAACCACGTGATTATTTTGCATCTTCATTAAGGGTACTGAGAAGACATGGTTGCATTCCAAATGTTGGATATGATATCACTATAACCGGAGATATTCCAATCAATTCTGGTACATCAAGTTCATCGGCCCTATTAATCGCATGGATCAACTTTTTGATAACCGCATTTGGTGTAGATGAGGAAGTAACACCTGAATTTATTGCACAAATGGGTTATGTTTCTGAGGTATTAGAACATGGAGAACCAGGCGGAATGATGGATCATTATAGCATTAGTATGGGCAATATTGTACACATCAATACAAACGAACCGTTTCGCTGTTCTATTATTGGTACTGATTTAAAAGGCTTAATTATAGGTGTATCGGGTGTTCCAAAGGAAACCATCGGACTAATTGGTGAATTAAAAAACAATGCATTATTGGCGATAGATATTGTAAAACAGAATCATAAAGATTTCGATTTAAATACTGCCGAAAATGAAGATTTAAAAAAATATTGCAACTTTTTACCAGATCGATTGATTCCATATTTCGAAGCGGCAATTAAAAATCATCAATATACTAAACTTGCTTTGAAAGAATTTCAGAAGCCGACACTTGATTTAAAAAAGATTGGTGAATTAATGAATGGACATCATGCCGTTTTGAGAGATTTACTAAAAATTACAGTGCCAAAAATTGATGCTATGATAAATGCCGCATTAAACTCAGGTGCCTATGGAGCAAAAATTGTTGGGTCAGGCGGAGGTGGCTGTATAGTAGCAATTGCTGATCCTAAAAATCAAGCGAAAGTTGTCCAATCTATTTTGGATGCTGGCGCAAAAGAGGCCTATGCCGTGGGTGTAGATCCAGGAGCGAGAATTTTATAATATAATTAAATATAAAAAACATGCATAACAGTTTAATTATTTTGGCAGGAGGAGCTTCTTCAAGAATGAAAAAGCAAGCTTCATTGGGAAATTTAAGCAATGAAGAAATCCAACAAGCCAATGAGAGAAGCAAAGGACTTATTGGTGTAGGTCCAAATGGAAGACCTTTATTAGATTACCTTTTGCTAAATGCTAAAAAAGCCGGATACAAAAACATATATATTATCATTGGTGAACAGGGAAAACTATTCAAAGAATTTTACGGAAGTAAAAATGAGAACAATGATTTTCATGGATTAAACATCTCATTTGCTGTTCAATATATTCCTGAAGGCAGAATTAAACCATTTGGCACAGCAGATGCTTTATTTCAGGCGGTAGAACAGTATCCTGAACTGAACACTCAATTATATTCGGTGTGTAATAGTGATAATTTATATTCAACCAGAGCCCTTTTGGCACTTAGAGAAACGAATAGCCCAAATGCTCTCATAAGTTATGATCGGGACGCTATGGAATTTCCTTCAGAGCGAATTTCGCGTTTTGCCATTGCTAAATTAGGTACAGATAATCAACTCTTGGATATACTCGAAAAACCATCGGCTGATAGTATAGAGGATTATAAGGATTCTGAAGGTAAATTGAGAGTAAGTATGAACGCCTTCAAATTTAACGGAACGCTTTTATATCCGTATCTAAAAAACTGTCCTGCTCATCCAGAAAGAGACGAAAAAGAACTTCCAACCGCTCTTTTAAACGCCATAAAAGATCATCCTAATATGACTATTGGAATTCCTTTTTCTGAACACGTGCCTGACTTAACAGCAAAAGAAGACATACTCGAGGTAAAAGAATATTTGAAAAAATATTACCCTGAAATAAACTGGCACGAAAACTAGCAGAAAAACAAAAAAGGAAATCATGAATAAATATGTAATCACTGGAGGAGCTGGTTTTATAGGAAGTCACATTGCCGAATATTTATCAGGAAAAGGGCATGAAGTAATCATATTGGATAGTTTAAGAACAGGATTTGAAAAGAATCTTAATGGCTTAAATGTTAAATTCATAAAAGGAGACATTCGGGATAAAGATCTTGTAGATGAACTAGTGAAAGGAGCCAGCGGAATATTTCATTTAGCGGCTTTGGTTAGTGTACCTGAATCCCTTTTAAACATCAAGGAATGTATTGAAATAAATACATTAGGAACAATAAATATTTTGGAGGCTGCAAAGAAGAACGACAGCTGTAAAGTGGTGCTGTCGTCTTCTGCGGCAAATTATGGTGACAATCCTATTTTACCCAAAATTGAAACAATGACACCCGAACCAATGACACCTTATGCAATAACAAAACTGGATGGAGAGTTTTATTTGAAAATGTATCAGGATCAATGGAATGTCCCAACTGCCTCATTACGATATTTCAACGTTTTTGGACCACGTCAAAATCCACAATCAGCTTATGCAGCCGCTGTGCCTATTTTTATAAATAAAGCACTTCAAAATCAGCCTATAACTATTTATGGAGATGGTTCACAAACAAGAGATTTTATTTATGTGAAAGATGTTGTGAAAGCAAATATTTTGGCTTCAAAAATGGGTGCAGAAACCTATAATGTTGCTTTGGGATATAGCACTTCTATTTTGGAGTTAGCCCAAAAAATAATTGAAATTACCAACTCAAAATCTCAAATTCAATTTTTAGAGGAAAGACCTGGTGATATTAAACATTCAATTGCAAATCCATCCAAATTTAATCAATTAGGTTTCAAACCAGATTATACAATTGATAGGGCTTTGCAAGAAACTATTCGCTTTTATGAGAATGAATTAATGCAAATAAAATAGTTGCTTCATTAAGCAGATCCTTTTCCCTCATCAAACCACAAAAAACCTAGATTTAAAAATATAAATAGTAACGAAAATAGTATGAACGAAATGAATAATTCCCTTGTAAATAAGCAAAGCAGTACATTGGTACCAATGGCTATTTTAACCTTTATGTTTTTCATTTTTGGATTCGTAACTTGGTTAAACGGCCCTTTAATTCCGTTTTTTAAGTTAGCTTGTGAACTATCCGAATCACAGGCTTATTTCGTGACTTTCGCCTTTTACATTGCCTATTTTGTTATGGCGATTCCTTCATCTTGGATCATTGAAAAAGTGGGATACAAAAATGGCTTATCATTGGGGCTGATAATTATCGCAGTTGGAGCATTTATGTTCTATCCAGCAGCAGAAACAAGAACATTTGGTTTATTCTTAGGAGCATTATTTGTGATGGGAACAGGTTTGGCTGTTTTGCAAACGGCCTCCAACCCATATGTTGTGGTAATTGGTCCTCGTGAAAGTGCTGCTGCGCGCATAAGCATTTTAGGTACCGCCAATAAACTGGCAGGATTTATAGCTCCACTTGTATTGACAACCATGGTATTGTCAAACATGGCCGATTATACAGCCGATAAAATTGCAGCTTTAAACGCTACTGCCAAAGCTGCTGCTTTAGATTCTCTTGCACTACAACTACAAGCGCCTTATATTTATATGGGATTAATCATACTCGTTTTGGCGGTATTGGTCAAATTCTCACCACTTCCTGAAATAAGCCTTGATGAAGATGGAAATGTAGAACATCTAAGCATTTTTCAACAAATTAAAAATGTATTACAGCGTCCTCAATTAGTTTTGGGTGTGATAACTTTGATGTTATATATAGCCGCAGAAGTTTTAGCAGGGGATTCAATAGGCAGTTTTGGAAAACATTTAGGGGTATATGGTGATAATGGAGATTTTTATCTGAAGCTAACTTCTTTCACGATGACCGCAATGGTTATAGGATACATTCTTGGAATAACTTTAATTCCAAAATATGTTTCTCAAGTGACTGCTTTAAAAATTTCTGGTTTACTTGGGATTGTCCTAGTATTACTTACTGTCCTCATTTCTCCCAAAATAATGATTGCTTTACCTGGAATTCCAGCATTACCGCTAGTTATTCTTTTGGTGGCGCTCATGGGGCTTTCAAATGCATTATGCTGGCCTGCAATTTGGCCTATGGCACTTCAAGACTTGGGTGGTTATACTAAAATTGGCGGTGCTTTACTTATTATGGCGATCATTGGAGGTGCTATTTTTCCGCTAATGTATGGAGCTTTCGCCGATTCAATTAACATTGCAAACGAAACTCAAGCCATCACGAAAACGGCAAAAAGCGGAAATCAAATTGCGTACTTAATATTATTGCCCTCTTATCTTATGATTCTGTTTTTTGCAATAAAAGGGCACAAATACAGAAGCTGGTCCAGAGCCTAAAATAATAGCACAGAAAAAAACAGTAACATAATAAATCAAAAAATGTTAAAGAGTAATATAGATAAGTCGACAGGATTTGAAAAAAGATTTGAGAACATCAACACCGTAGTTTTTGACAACTCAACTTCAGCTTCGGTGGCTGTTGCAAAAGAAATAGCAAATCTTATCCAAACAAAGCAAGGAAATAATGAAGCTTGTATATTGGGATTGGCAACGGGTTCTTCCCCAAAGGGATTATATGCTGAATTGGTGCGTTTGCACAAAGAAGAAGGCTTGAGTTTCAAAAACGTAATTTCATTCAATTTGGATGAATATTATCCAATGGAACCGGATTCCATAAACAGCTATGTGCGATTTATGAAAGAATTGTTGTTTAACCAGGTTGATATTTTACCTGAAAACGTCCATATTCCAGATGGAACTTTGTCAAAAGAAGAAATT carries:
- a CDS encoding mevalonate kinase; protein product: MKKITSLAPGRTCLFGDHQDYLGLPVIACAIDRDIKLTAVQNTTDVFKLNMIDINEIKIININETFPELKPRDYFASSLRVLRRHGCIPNVGYDITITGDIPINSGTSSSSALLIAWINFLITAFGVDEEVTPEFIAQMGYVSEVLEHGEPGGMMDHYSISMGNIVHINTNEPFRCSIIGTDLKGLIIGVSGVPKETIGLIGELKNNALLAIDIVKQNHKDFDLNTAENEDLKKYCNFLPDRLIPYFEAAIKNHQYTKLALKEFQKPTLDLKKIGELMNGHHAVLRDLLKITVPKIDAMINAALNSGAYGAKIVGSGGGGCIVAIADPKNQAKVVQSILDAGAKEAYAVGVDPGARIL
- a CDS encoding sugar-binding protein, with the protein product MNNGIKEYTVNLIEKEQLIISGKGDDNLWNNAMTLTDFCSPWDNEKPSKITFRALWDSEKLFFNFTVLDSSIHIEKQDDSFDSINNSDRVELFFRPDDSMNPYYCLEMDSEARLMDFIAYPNKNLDFSWNWPKEDIVVKSSIKEDSFTVEGSISMQSLNHFNLIKNNKIETGIFRAKYSPNKNGNFEPTWITWVDPNTEMPNFHIASSFGTLILKE
- the kbl gene encoding glycine C-acetyltransferase, whose product is MYGTTKNELISELENIKSNGLYKNERVITSKQGAEINTTAQNNVLNFCANNYLGLASNGEVIEAGINALEKYGFGLSSVRFICGTQDIHKELEQKTAAFLGMEDCILYASAFDANGGVFEPLLSSEDAVISDEFNHASIIDGIRLCKANRFRYKHNNMEDLEEQLKAASSARRKLIVTDGSFSMDGTIAQLDKICDLADEYGALVMIDECHSTGFIGAKGRGVHEYHNVMNRVDIITGTFGKALGGASGGFTAARKEIVELLRQVSRPYLFSNTIAPSIVGATLKVLKILTDSTHLRDKLEENTKYFRQEMTAAGFDIVPGAHPIVPIILYDAQLAQDFARKLLEEGIYVIGFFYPVVPKGKARIRVQLSAGHELDQIKKAIMAFVKVGKDLKVIEGNNVLLSYS
- a CDS encoding NAD-dependent epimerase/dehydratase family protein, with the translated sequence MNKYVITGGAGFIGSHIAEYLSGKGHEVIILDSLRTGFEKNLNGLNVKFIKGDIRDKDLVDELVKGASGIFHLAALVSVPESLLNIKECIEINTLGTINILEAAKKNDSCKVVLSSSAANYGDNPILPKIETMTPEPMTPYAITKLDGEFYLKMYQDQWNVPTASLRYFNVFGPRQNPQSAYAAAVPIFINKALQNQPITIYGDGSQTRDFIYVKDVVKANILASKMGAETYNVALGYSTSILELAQKIIEITNSKSQIQFLEERPGDIKHSIANPSKFNQLGFKPDYTIDRALQETIRFYENELMQIK
- a CDS encoding sugar phosphate nucleotidyltransferase, which translates into the protein MHNSLIILAGGASSRMKKQASLGNLSNEEIQQANERSKGLIGVGPNGRPLLDYLLLNAKKAGYKNIYIIIGEQGKLFKEFYGSKNENNDFHGLNISFAVQYIPEGRIKPFGTADALFQAVEQYPELNTQLYSVCNSDNLYSTRALLALRETNSPNALISYDRDAMEFPSERISRFAIAKLGTDNQLLDILEKPSADSIEDYKDSEGKLRVSMNAFKFNGTLLYPYLKNCPAHPERDEKELPTALLNAIKDHPNMTIGIPFSEHVPDLTAKEDILEVKEYLKKYYPEINWHEN
- a CDS encoding NAD-dependent epimerase/dehydratase family protein — encoded protein: MTKILIVGASGQLGSVLTEKLQDKYGTDNVIASDLRMNHSFNGCFEVLDATDFDALKEIVLKFKITQIYHLAAILSANGEKAPLSTWDINMKSLFNVLEVSRLTNMDKVFFPSSIAVYGNDAPKNQTPQDYVLAPSTVYGISKVAGENWAKYYYEKYGLDIRSIRYPGVIGHQSLPGGGTTDYAIDIFHKAVKNEVFECFLEPTSVLPMIYMDDTIRATIELMEAPKENITVRTSYNLSGMSFSPEELAKSIQKIYPEFEIVYKPDFRQKIAESWPSSIDDSTARADWNWKPQFDIDAMTSIMIEELKLKYTTELNIS
- a CDS encoding substrate-binding domain-containing protein is translated as MDKKYTIKDIAQLAGVSKGTVDRVLHKRGKVSDDALKKINEVLNVINYEPNLIARNLKNNKVYRICILLPDPKIDPYWLPCIKGIEDAVQEFRAYNFAIETFFFNPEGKKSFLKINEAVLEKSPDAVLLPPLFHKETLEVIKKYEELNIIVNTFNNQVQSDSIKSFVGQDLFHSGRVAAKLLDLLLKKGQIAVIHIDESIKNAIHMQEKERGFRNYFSEKENQDYNITTLKLKNPNVEINFTNFLNENPDLSGIFISTSKAYQIAKVISETKHKKIAIIGYDLIENNVNYLNQGVIDFLIHQNQKRQTYLGVTSIIEFFLFDKEIPNTILLPIDIVNSENASFYIE
- a CDS encoding sugar MFS transporter, giving the protein MNNSLVNKQSSTLVPMAILTFMFFIFGFVTWLNGPLIPFFKLACELSESQAYFVTFAFYIAYFVMAIPSSWIIEKVGYKNGLSLGLIIIAVGAFMFYPAAETRTFGLFLGALFVMGTGLAVLQTASNPYVVVIGPRESAAARISILGTANKLAGFIAPLVLTTMVLSNMADYTADKIAALNATAKAAALDSLALQLQAPYIYMGLIILVLAVLVKFSPLPEISLDEDGNVEHLSIFQQIKNVLQRPQLVLGVITLMLYIAAEVLAGDSIGSFGKHLGVYGDNGDFYLKLTSFTMTAMVIGYILGITLIPKYVSQVTALKISGLLGIVLVLLTVLISPKIMIALPGIPALPLVILLVALMGLSNALCWPAIWPMALQDLGGYTKIGGALLIMAIIGGAIFPLMYGAFADSINIANETQAITKTAKSGNQIAYLILLPSYLMILFFAIKGHKYRSWSRA